In a genomic window of Candidatus Methylomirabilis sp.:
- the hutU gene encoding urocanate hydratase, which translates to MTREAIVERVDRRQVGPAPRGTQRACKGWGQEAALRMLMNNLDPEVGERPEALVVYGGAGKAARSWEAYAQIVRSLLDLEDDETLLIQSGKAVGVFRTHPDAPRVLLANALLVPKWADLETFLMLERQGLTMYGQMTAGSWIYIGTQGILQGTYETFAAAGRTHFGGSLRGRLAVSAGLGGMGGAQPLAVTMNDGVFLGIEVDPARIVRRIKTGYCDRMTADLEEALAWVEEAKEAGRSLSVGCVGNAAEVLPALVERGVVPDLLTDQTAAHDPLNGYIPRGFTLQEAAALRERDPQAYIREASASIAAHVRAMLVLMRRGAVTFEYGNNLRAQAKQAGVEDAFGFPGFVPAYIRPLFCEGKGPFRWVALSGDPQDIAATDAAVAAAFPRDQALQRWLRLAREKVHFQGLPARICWLGYGERAEAGRVFNDLVRRGAVRAPIVIGRDHLDAGSVASPYRETEGMRDGSDAIADWPVLNALLNAVSGATWVAVHHGGGVGIGYSLHAGMVVVADGTPEAGARLTRVLTTDPGLGVIRHADAGYEQAVEVARRRGLKIPGVTA; encoded by the coding sequence ATGACGCGCGAAGCGATCGTGGAGCGGGTGGACCGGCGTCAGGTGGGCCCGGCCCCCCGCGGGACGCAGCGCGCGTGCAAGGGGTGGGGCCAGGAGGCGGCCCTCCGGATGCTGATGAACAACCTGGACCCGGAGGTGGGGGAACGCCCCGAGGCCCTCGTGGTCTACGGCGGCGCCGGGAAGGCCGCCCGCTCCTGGGAGGCCTACGCCCAGATCGTCCGGAGCCTGCTGGACCTGGAGGACGACGAGACCCTCCTGATCCAGTCGGGCAAGGCGGTCGGCGTCTTCCGGACCCACCCGGATGCGCCCCGCGTCCTGTTGGCCAACGCCCTGCTCGTCCCGAAGTGGGCCGACCTGGAGACGTTCCTGATGCTGGAGCGGCAGGGGCTGACCATGTACGGGCAGATGACGGCCGGCTCCTGGATCTACATCGGGACCCAGGGCATCCTCCAGGGGACCTACGAGACCTTCGCCGCCGCCGGACGGACCCACTTCGGCGGGAGCCTCCGTGGACGCCTCGCCGTGTCGGCCGGGTTAGGCGGGATGGGCGGGGCCCAGCCGCTGGCCGTGACGATGAACGATGGGGTCTTCCTGGGGATCGAGGTGGACCCTGCCCGCATCGTGCGGCGGATCAAGACCGGCTACTGCGACCGGATGACCGCGGACCTGGAGGAAGCGCTGGCGTGGGTGGAGGAGGCGAAGGAGGCCGGGCGATCTCTCTCCGTCGGGTGCGTCGGGAACGCCGCCGAGGTCCTGCCAGCCCTGGTCGAGCGCGGGGTCGTCCCGGACCTCCTCACGGACCAGACGGCGGCCCACGATCCCCTGAACGGGTACATTCCTCGTGGCTTCACCCTGCAGGAAGCTGCTGCCCTCCGGGAGCGGGACCCGCAGGCCTACATCCGGGAGGCCTCGGCCTCGATCGCCGCGCATGTCCGCGCGATGCTCGTGCTCATGCGGCGGGGCGCCGTCACCTTCGAGTACGGGAACAACCTCAGGGCCCAGGCGAAGCAGGCGGGGGTGGAAGACGCCTTCGGTTTTCCCGGGTTCGTCCCGGCGTACATCCGCCCCCTCTTCTGCGAGGGGAAGGGGCCGTTCCGGTGGGTGGCCCTCTCGGGGGACCCGCAGGACATCGCGGCCACGGATGCGGCCGTCGCGGCCGCCTTCCCCCGGGATCAGGCCCTCCAGCGTTGGCTGCGCCTCGCCCGGGAGAAGGTCCATTTCCAGGGTCTGCCGGCGCGCATCTGCTGGCTCGGGTACGGGGAGCGGGCCGAGGCCGGCCGGGTCTTCAACGACCTGGTCCGCCGGGGCGCGGTGCGGGCGCCGATCGTCATCGGCCGCGACCACCTGGATGCCGGGTCCGTGGCGTCGCCGTATCGCGAGACCGAGGGGATGCGGGACGGCTCGGATGCCATCGCCGACTGGCCCGTCCTGAATGCGCTCCTCAATGCCGTGAGCGGGGCGACCTGGGTGGCGGTCCACCACGGGGGCGGGGTCGGGATCGGCTACTCGCTGCACGCCGGGATGGTGGTGGTGGCGGACGGGACGCCCGAAGCCGGTGCGCGCCTCACGCGCGTCCTCACTACCGACCCCGGGCTCGGTGTCATCCGGCACGCCGACGCCGGCTACGAGCAGGCGGTGGAGGTGGCGCGCCGTCGCGGCCTGAAGATCCCCGGGGTGACGGCATGA
- the hutH gene encoding histidine ammonia-lyase — protein MTILLDGNSLTLEQVEAVARGGEHVLLAPAARERVRAARATVDGLLTAERPVYGVTTGFGKLSDVRIPPEQAEALQRNLLRSHAFGVGPPLAEDAVRASLLLRANVLAKGYSGVRPEVVELICECLNRGVHPVVPEQGSVGASGDLAPLAHLALVLIGEGEAVVEGHRAAGAAALAQVGLAPLTLQAKEGLALVNGTCVSAGIGALALRDAEALATVADITGAMAVEALLCSIRAFDERLQALRPFPGQARSAVNLRRLLEDSPIVESHRDCPKIQDNYSIRCIPQVHGATRDALAYIRQTLTTELNAATDNPLVFPDTGEVLAGGNFHGQPVGLALDVLAIAVAELGAIAERRVEHLVNPLLSGLAPFLTPEPGLNSGYMLGQVTAAALVSENKLLASPASVDSLPTSGGKEDHVSMSALAARKAAAVVTNARRILAVEYLCAAQGLDLLRPLTPAAGTGRAYALLRERVPMLREDRFPGPELEAAEELIRTGRLRAAVEEAVGPLY, from the coding sequence ATGACGATCCTCCTGGATGGGAACAGCCTCACGCTGGAGCAGGTGGAGGCGGTGGCCCGCGGCGGGGAGCACGTTCTCCTGGCCCCCGCCGCGAGGGAGCGGGTCCGGGCCGCACGCGCGACTGTGGACGGGCTCCTTACCGCCGAGCGCCCGGTCTACGGCGTCACCACCGGCTTCGGGAAGTTGAGCGATGTCCGGATTCCTCCGGAGCAGGCGGAAGCGCTTCAGCGGAACCTCCTCCGGAGCCACGCCTTCGGGGTCGGTCCGCCGCTCGCCGAGGACGCGGTCCGGGCGAGCCTGTTGCTCCGGGCCAACGTCCTGGCCAAGGGATACTCCGGCGTCCGGCCCGAGGTGGTGGAACTGATCTGCGAGTGCCTGAACCGCGGCGTTCACCCGGTGGTCCCCGAGCAGGGGTCCGTAGGGGCGAGTGGGGACCTGGCGCCGCTCGCCCACCTGGCTCTGGTCCTCATCGGCGAAGGCGAAGCGGTCGTGGAGGGCCACCGGGCGGCGGGCGCGGCCGCCCTCGCGCAGGTCGGCCTCGCCCCCCTCACGCTCCAGGCGAAGGAGGGGCTGGCCCTGGTGAACGGGACCTGCGTCAGCGCCGGCATCGGTGCCCTGGCCCTCCGGGACGCGGAGGCGCTGGCGACCGTGGCAGACATCACCGGGGCGATGGCCGTGGAGGCTCTCCTGTGCAGCATCCGCGCCTTCGACGAGCGGCTCCAGGCCCTCCGTCCCTTCCCCGGTCAGGCCCGCTCCGCCGTGAACCTCCGCCGCCTCCTCGAGGACAGCCCCATCGTGGAGTCGCACCGCGACTGTCCCAAGATCCAGGACAACTACAGCATCCGCTGCATTCCCCAGGTCCACGGGGCGACCCGGGACGCCCTCGCCTACATCCGGCAAACCCTCACCACCGAACTCAACGCGGCCACGGATAATCCCCTCGTCTTCCCGGACACCGGCGAGGTGCTGGCCGGGGGAAACTTCCACGGGCAGCCGGTGGGCCTGGCGCTGGATGTCCTGGCCATCGCCGTCGCGGAGCTGGGCGCCATCGCGGAGCGGCGCGTGGAGCACCTGGTGAACCCGCTCCTGAGTGGCCTCGCTCCCTTCCTCACGCCGGAGCCGGGCCTGAACTCCGGTTACATGCTAGGACAGGTGACCGCAGCCGCCCTCGTCTCCGAGAACAAGCTGCTCGCCTCGCCGGCCTCCGTGGACTCTCTCCCCACCTCCGGAGGGAAGGAGGACCACGTCAGCATGAGCGCGCTTGCGGCCCGGAAGGCGGCGGCCGTCGTGACCAACGCGCGGCGCATCCTGGCCGTGGAATACCTGTGTGCGGCGCAGGGGCTGGACCTGCTCCGGCCTCTCACCCCGGCCGCGGGGACGGGGCGGGCGTACGCGCTGCTCCGGGAGCGGGTCCCGATGCTCCGGGAGGACCGGTTCCCGGGGCCCGAGCTCGAGGCGGCCGAGGAGCTGATCCGGACCGGCCGCCTGCGGGCGGCGGTCGAAGAGGCGGTCGGACCGCTCTACTGA